One region of Nitrospinota bacterium genomic DNA includes:
- a CDS encoding PilZ domain-containing protein, protein MTQYSHVEAHIPLTATLLPRERWEEVTSRIIEDPVVTEFRTPPRVTDEALAEWLNLLDSKLDAVLKLLTLAREGFASLPLRGVTIHGGGMVFGSSQNFPAGSVVEIKMVLPTVSPLAMYVYGKVTSTVAEVDGRWAVAVDFVYMEEQVRDEIIEFVFQRERELIREKKEGGQA, encoded by the coding sequence ATGACGCAATACTCGCATGTGGAGGCGCACATACCGCTTACGGCCACCCTCCTGCCCAGGGAACGGTGGGAGGAAGTGACCTCCAGGATCATCGAGGACCCGGTGGTGACGGAGTTTAGAACCCCGCCGCGTGTGACGGACGAGGCGCTGGCCGAGTGGCTCAACCTTCTGGACTCCAAGCTGGACGCGGTCCTAAAACTGCTCACCCTTGCCCGCGAGGGTTTTGCGTCCCTGCCGCTTCGCGGGGTGACAATCCACGGCGGCGGGATGGTGTTCGGCTCCAGCCAGAACTTTCCGGCCGGATCGGTGGTGGAAATCAAGATGGTGCTGCCGACGGTGTCGCCGCTTGCGATGTACGTTTACGGCAAGGTGACCTCCACGGTCGCCGAGGTGGACGGCAGATGGGCGGTGGCGGTGGACTTTGTTTACATGGAAGAGCAGGTGCGCGACGAGATCATAGAGTTCGTGTTCCAGCGGGAGCGGGAGCTTATCAGGGAAAAGAAAGAAGGGGGCCAGGCGTAA